A genomic window from Nicotiana sylvestris chromosome 11, ASM39365v2, whole genome shotgun sequence includes:
- the LOC138881970 gene encoding uncharacterized protein, producing the protein MVASWGESLDEDSEDEAGEEQALMDIGESNDEQEVSVIHLKDKIKFLSKEKLSELLLDFMYESEVINNEKEQMSRECVILKAKCKNLELRASKSDSKNTELKNQVLKLDITVLELRSENLKLKLGTGKKKADHTHLTLEENLGKIKDELYKRDEHIRVLKEDLGNMKHELDRTCKWNKSSDALSWLQEHHNSNKK; encoded by the coding sequence ATGGTTGCTTCTTGGGGAGAAAGCTtagatgaggattcagaagatgaagctggagaagAACAAGCACTTATGGACATTGGAGAATCaaatgatgaacaagaggtaagtgtgattcatctcaaagacaagattaaatttttgtctaaagaaaagcTATCTGAATTACTGCTAGACTTCATGTATGAGTCTGAGGTCataaacaatgagaaggaacagATGTCTAGAGAATGTGTGATCCtgaaagccaagtgcaaaaatctggaactcAGGGCTAGtaaaagtgatagtaaaaatactGAGTTAAAAAACCAAGTTCTTAAACTTGACATCACTGTCTTAGAActtagatctgaaaatttaaaactgaaattaggaacaggtaaaaagaaagctgatcacacacatctcaccttagaagaaaatctaggaaaaatAAAGGATGAGTTGTATAAGAGAGATGAGCACATAAGAgtcctaaaagaagatctaggcaatatgaagcatgaactagacagaacttgcaaatggaataagtctTCTGATGCGCTATCCTGGCTGCAAGAGCACCacaatagcaataagaaatga